CCTAAGGAGGCTGCGGTCAGCATCACTTCCCGCCACTGCTGCCAGCCGATCTTTTTCGGCGATATGGCCTGACGCACCTCATCCACCAGGATTTCAGCGCCGCCGCCCGGCACGGAATCAAGCCCGGCCTGCTGCAGCCGCTCCAGGGTCCGGCGGATGGTCAGCCCCTCGCGCCCGGCCAGGTGGTGAATCTCCGCCGGCGACAGGGAGTGATTCTGCACCTGGGGAAATATTTTTTTGATTTTGCAAAACAATTGTTCGAAATAATCAAGCCGCAGACCGGGGTGCAGCCCCCCCTGCATCAGCAGTTGCGTCCCCCCCTGTTCCACCAGTTCCGCCACCTTTGCCAGGATGACGTCGTGCTCCAGCAGGTAGGCATCGGCTGCGTCACTGTCCCGGTAAAAGGCGCAGAAGCTGCACCGCGATTCGCAGATATTGGTGTAGTTGACGTTACGGTCAACGACAAAGGTCACCCGGTTTTCCGGGTGCAGGCGACGGCGGATAGCATCGGCCCAGCGGCCCAGCGTCAATAGATCGCCGTCCCGCAGCAGGATAACTGCCTGCTGCCGGTCCGGCAGAACGGTATTCAGCATGCCGCCACCTCTGCCGCCAGCAGCTCCCGTATGGCAGCCGGTATCCTCCGCGCCTTCAACTCAGGCGTTACGCAGGCCAGGGTCACCAGCAGTTCCACCAGCAGGTGGTCGTCATGGTCCCGCCGGATCTGCTGCCGCAAGGTGAAGGAGGAACCACCGACCCTGACCGGCACCGTCAGGACCCTGAGCAGGTCATCATGGCGGGCAGGCAGCCTGAAGTCGATTTCCATCCGCACCACCGGAAGCACCGCACCGTCGGCAGCCAGGGCGGCCACCGAGTGGCCCCGCTCCCGCAGGTATTCGGTCCTGGCCCGCTCGCAGTAGTTCAGGTAGTTGGAATGGTAGACCACTCCGGCAGCATCCGTATCTTCGTAGTATACCCTGATCAGCATCGGTCACCTGTGGAGAGCACTTTACTGTAGATGGCAGGGCATGGCAACCGGCTTCTCCCTGGCCGGTGCGCCAAAATCTGTTGTTTTGACCAAAATCCCACCAAACGAATGAAAAGCCATTTCAAGCGTTTTTTACACAAAACACAACCAAAACCATTCTGCCTACCCCAAAAACCAGCCTGAGAGCCACTGGGGTCGTCGTGCGCAAATGGCTGTTATTACTACGTTTGTTCAAAAACGACCAGGCTACGCTCTCCCATTCCCCTGGGCAAGCGGTAATGGCGGGTCGCACGGTGCCGCAGGGCAAACTGTTCTTCAATGACGGACACCACCGCCGAGTACTCACGGCCGTCACCGGCCACCATGGCGATGAGGCGCCCGCCCGGCCGAATCAGTTGATGGGCCACCTGCACAAAGCGGA
The window above is part of the Trichlorobacter ammonificans genome. Proteins encoded here:
- the mqnC gene encoding cyclic dehypoxanthinyl futalosine synthase, producing MLNTVLPDRQQAVILLRDGDLLTLGRWADAIRRRLHPENRVTFVVDRNVNYTNICESRCSFCAFYRDSDAADAYLLEHDVILAKVAELVEQGGTQLLMQGGLHPGLRLDYFEQLFCKIKKIFPQVQNHSLSPAEIHHLAGREGLTIRRTLERLQQAGLDSVPGGGAEILVDEVRQAISPKKIGWQQWREVMLTAASLGMLTTATMMFGSRETPEQIVEHLFRVRELQAEGGSFSAFIPWTYQPGNTELGGETATGVEYLKVLALSRIVLDNIPNIQASWVTQGAKLAQVALFFGANDLGGTMLEENVVAAAGCRFRMSQDEMVELITGAGFRPAQRTTAYSIVKEL
- a CDS encoding YbgC/FadM family acyl-CoA thioesterase, which gives rise to MLIRVYYEDTDAAGVVYHSNYLNYCERARTEYLRERGHSVAALAADGAVLPVVRMEIDFRLPARHDDLLRVLTVPVRVGGSSFTLRQQIRRDHDDHLLVELLVTLACVTPELKARRIPAAIRELLAAEVAAC